In Ignavibacteriales bacterium, the sequence CAAGAAGAAATTAATTTTCTCCGTAATGTGCCTATCTTCGCCGACCTCGAAGAAAAGGATTTACAGAAGATTGTAAAACTTGGCACGCGACAAAAATATAAGAAGGGTAATATCGTTTTGCTTGAACAGGAGAGCGGTGCGGCGCTCTTCGTTATCGTCTCTGGAAAAGTAAAAGTAGTACGGATGGATGAGGATGGAAGAGAAGTCATTCTTTCAATGTTTAGACCAGGCGAGTTTTTCGGCGAAATGTCTCTGTTGGACGGACAAGCGCGCTCGGCGAGCGTTGTAGCGACAATGAAATCAGAATTGTTTATGATTCACCGCCGGGATTTTTTAGAATCGCTGCACGAATTTCCTCTGGTAGCGATTTCCCTGCTGGCTGAACTTGCAATGCGGCTTCGCAAAGCCGATATGCAAATAAAGAGTCTATCGCTTAAAGATGCCGCTGGACGTGTTGCTAATGTGCTGTTGATTCTTGCTGATGATGTTGGAGTATTTCGAAAAGGAAAAGTTGAAATCGATGACTTGCCGCTTCAGCAGGACATTGCTAATATGGCGGGTACGTCTCGCGAGACAGTCTCGCGTATGATTCATTCTTTCATCGATAGCGAAGAAGTACAAATTATTGGGAATAAACTTATTATCAACGATTATGAAGCGTTCCGTAAAAAATATTTATAAAATATCCTCTTTGCTTTGCGATGAATCAAAGCGCAGGATATCTCCTTCTATGAGTGTACGAATAAAGGTGTATGCAGGTATTTATGGCTGAGATGGGGAATGAGCTAACCAAACAAATAAATCATTCAAACAATCCTCGAGCAGATCTCCATCTGCATACAACGTACTCCGATGGAGCACTCTCTCCAGAGACACTTGTTCAGCGCGTACATGCAACAGGGCTTTCCGTTGTTTCAATTACCGATCATGATAATGTTGGTGCTCTTGATGAAGCGATCGAAGCTGGGAAGAGCCGTGGTGTAGAAATTATTCCCGGTGTGGAGTTGAGCGTTGCACTGAATGAAAAAGACATTCATTTGCTTGCGTACTTCTTTGACTATAACAACCAGAAACTTCAGGATTATCTTGCCTTCTTTCGTTACGAACGATTGAAACGTGCTGAACGCATTGTTCAGAAATTGAACGACATCAACATTTCTCTAAAAATGGATGCAGTGCTCGATCAAGCAGGAATCGGTTCTGTGGGCAGACCCCATATTGCCAGCGCTTTATTAGAAGAAGGATTGATTGAAACGTACCACGAAGCATTCATGAAATACCTCGGTGTTGGCGCTCCAGCGTACGAAAAAAAGTATCAATTATCTCCACTTGAAGCAACTCAGCTTATTGCTCAGGCTGGCGGACTTACGTTCCTCGCGCATCCCGGTAAATATACTACAGATTTTGAGCTCTCAACCCTCATTCAAGCCGGATTGGATGGGATTGAAGTCGTCCATCCATCGCATAACGAAGCGCGTCAGGAATTTTATCGTGGTGTAGTCCATCAATATTTCCTCTTGGAATGCGGCGGTTCTGATTACCATGGCGGCAGGAAGAACGATGACCAAGTGCTTGGAGTGTATACGGTACCACTGCAAATTGTTGAGGATATGCGCACGCGTCTTTTTTCATAAAGTATCATGAATCCAAAAAAATACACACAAAAAATGTTTCAAGGATCAGCAGCAACATTGCACTTTGCCATTGTTGTCAGCCGATTCAATCACCACATCACTGCGAAATTGTTGGAAGGTGCGGAAGACTGTCTGCGTGACCATGGCGTACCTGAAAAAAATCGGAAAGTTATTTTTTGTCCTGGTGCATTTGAGTTGCCTCAAGTCGCCAATCGGTTAGCGTTTCAAAGAAAATGGGATGCGATTATTTGTCTTGGCGCGGTTATTCGTGGAGACACTCCGCACTTTGAATATATCTCTGCCGAAACAGCGCGCGGCATTCAAGAGGTAGCATTGCGTTATTCACTTCCGGTAGTGTTCGGTGTGCTGACAACCGACAATGAACAGCAAGCACGAGATCGTGTTGGCGGTATGCAGGGAAATAAAGGATGGGATGCAGCTTTGACGGCTCTCGAAATGGCTGCTCTCTTTAAAACGCTGAAACGTAAGTCTCGATAGGTATCTATGTATCGCATCCCAAAGTTTTTCCTCGCTTTTCT encodes:
- a CDS encoding Crp/Fnr family transcriptional regulator, which encodes MPQEEINFLRNVPIFADLEEKDLQKIVKLGTRQKYKKGNIVLLEQESGAALFVIVSGKVKVVRMDEDGREVILSMFRPGEFFGEMSLLDGQARSASVVATMKSELFMIHRRDFLESLHEFPLVAISLLAELAMRLRKADMQIKSLSLKDAAGRVANVLLILADDVGVFRKGKVEIDDLPLQQDIANMAGTSRETVSRMIHSFIDSEEVQIIGNKLIINDYEAFRKKYL
- the ribH gene encoding 6,7-dimethyl-8-ribityllumazine synthase yields the protein MNPKKYTQKMFQGSAATLHFAIVVSRFNHHITAKLLEGAEDCLRDHGVPEKNRKVIFCPGAFELPQVANRLAFQRKWDAIICLGAVIRGDTPHFEYISAETARGIQEVALRYSLPVVFGVLTTDNEQQARDRVGGMQGNKGWDAALTALEMAALFKTLKRKSR
- a CDS encoding PHP domain-containing protein, whose product is MQVFMAEMGNELTKQINHSNNPRADLHLHTTYSDGALSPETLVQRVHATGLSVVSITDHDNVGALDEAIEAGKSRGVEIIPGVELSVALNEKDIHLLAYFFDYNNQKLQDYLAFFRYERLKRAERIVQKLNDINISLKMDAVLDQAGIGSVGRPHIASALLEEGLIETYHEAFMKYLGVGAPAYEKKYQLSPLEATQLIAQAGGLTFLAHPGKYTTDFELSTLIQAGLDGIEVVHPSHNEARQEFYRGVVHQYFLLECGGSDYHGGRKNDDQVLGVYTVPLQIVEDMRTRLFS